A single window of Melospiza georgiana isolate bMelGeo1 chromosome 6, bMelGeo1.pri, whole genome shotgun sequence DNA harbors:
- the CDCA4 gene encoding cell division cycle-associated protein 4 translates to MGEEEGLHQTPFLDTMFVRGLKRKCFDGEEDIEGTLAGIKAIPSYNLQRQSLLDMSLVKLQLCHMLVEPNLCRSVLIANTVRQIQEEMTQDGTWQMINTQSTGQASLDRLVSTDILCRSSRDHQAEGKHGPAYGTFNKDFESDQAQDNSETMSTAPAVQPPRNLQSNVWEMESPQENKGNFQKSLDQIFETLENKSPNTVEDLFSEVDNSYYDLDTMLTGMMSNTKMGHCDSLETFSSPTNTASNSNCKSDLNDLDHIVEILVES, encoded by the exons ATGGGAGAAGAGGAAGGACTGCATCAGACACCATTCCTG GACACAATGTTTGTGCGAGGattaaagagaaaatgttttgatGGTGAAGAAGATATTGAAGGCACTCTGGCTGGTATTAAGGCTATTCCTTCCTACAATCTGCAGCGGCAGTCACTCCTGGACATGTCCTTGGTTAAACTTCAGCTGTGTCACATGCTGGTGGAACCCAACCTTTGTCGTTCGGTGCTCATCGCCAACACGGTACGGCAGATCCAGGAGGAGATGACCCAAGATGGGACTTGGCAGATGATAAAtacacagagcacagggcaggcgTCCCTGGATCGTCTCGTTTCCACAGATATCCTCTGTCGTTCATCTAGGGATCACCAAGCTGAGGGAAAGCATGGGCCAGCCTATGGTACCTTCAATAAAGACTTTGAGAGTGACCAGGCACAAGATAATTCAGAAACTATGTcaacagcccctgcagtgcaACCACCAAGAAACCTGCAGAGCAACGTGTGGGAAATGGAGAGTccacaagaaaataaaggaaacttTCAAAAATCTTTAGATCAAATATTTGAGACACTGGAGAATAAAAGTCCTAATACTGTTGAAGATCTGTTTTCAGAAGTTGACAATTCTTATTATGATCTTGATACTATGTTAACTGGCATGATGAGCAACACAAAAATGGGACACTGTGATAGtcttgaaacattttcttctccaaCAAATACAGCTTCTAACTCTAATTGTAAATCTGATCTTAATGACCTTGATCATATTGTGGAAATCCTTGTTGAATCCTGA